Below is a genomic region from Catenuloplanes atrovinosus.
CTGATCAGGAAGAGCACGCCCGTGCGGGAGGTCGCCACGGGTCGAGTGTGCGGCACCGCGCGACGTTTCGGCAGGTCAGAGGCGATAAAAAGCGGACAATCGCACCTGTGGGTGACGGGCGCGCCGGTCTACGCTCGGGGTGTGCGACGAGTGCTTCTGCCGTGGGCGTGCGGGCTGCTGCTGCTCGCCGGGTGCGCCGCGCCGCGTCCGCCCGGGCCGACGGTCGCCCAGGTGCTCGCGGACATCCGGGCGAGTGCGGAGCTGCTGCGCACCGGGTCGTACCGGGCCACGTTCGACGTGCGCATCCCTGATCAGACCGTGCGCTGGACCGGGGTGCTGCGCACGCTCGGCGGCACCGGCGCGATCTGGTCGGTGGACGGCACCGTCAGCGACGACGGCCGGATCATCGACGCGCTCAGCGTCGTCGACGCGGGCGGCGTCCGCTACCTGGACTCGATGACCAAGACCTTCCACGGGTACGAGTGGGGCGCGCTGAGCGGGAGCGACCGGCTCACCTACTACTGGCGCGGCGGCGCGCCCCGGCCGCTGCCGGACGTCGACCCCTACCTGTGGTGCGACCTGACCGGCGCGCGCGTCGCGGTCACCGCGCGCACGCTGGACGGCGGCACGCGGTACCGGCTCACCGGCTGGACGCCCGGCCCGGCCCTGGCGTACGCGCTGGGCCGCGCCGGCCTGGCGCCGGGCGCGCCGGGCACCGTGCTGGACCTGACGCTGGCCGCGGACGGCCGGCCGGCCCGGCTGGACGCGACGACCGCCGGGACGACGGTCACCCTGGTGGTGACCGGCACCGGCATCCGCGAGCGGATCAAGGTGCCGGAGCGCGGCCAGTTCACCTCCATGCACTACTGGTTCTGACAGGCCAGCAGATAGTCGCGGGTGCGGGCGGCAACCGCGGCCGCGTCCTCGGTGCCGGGCGGCGGCTCGTGGGCCACCACCACGAACGCGTCCTGGCCGCGCTCGCGCATCGCGTCCAGCACCGGCGGCAGCGCGGGCAGGCCGTGCGGCGGCTCGCAGCACGCGCCCAGCGCGACCGCCTGGCCGTACGCCAGCGACTCCCGCTGCGCGCGGATCGCCAGCCGCGGATCGATCTGCTTGACGTGCACCAGCCCGACGCGGTCCGGGTGCTCCGCGATCAGCGCGGCCGGATCGCCGCCCGCGTAGGCGACGTGGCCGGTGTCCAGGCAGAGCGACACGTACGCGGGGTCGGTCTCGGCCAGGAACCGCCCGATCTGTGCGACGGTCTCCAGGTGGGTGTCCGCGTGCGGCTGGACCGACAGCGTCAGCCCGTACTCCCCCAGCGCGTGCTTGCCGAGCTCGTTCGCGGTCCGGACCAGCACCTTCCAGCCGTCGTCGTCGAGCTTGTCCGACTCGGCCCAGGCGCCTGTGAACTCGTCCCGGTAGCCGGGGACCGGCACGAACACCAGGTCACGCGCGCCGGTCCCGGCGGCCAGTTCGGCCGCGCGCCGGGTGCGGGCCAGCATGTCACCGAACTCGCCGGCCCGGTGCAGTCCGCCGCAGCCGTGCACGGTGCCGGCGCAGACGCGCAGGCCACGGCGGGCCAGCTCGTCGTTGAGGCGGGACGGGTCGGTCGGCAGGTAGCCGTACGGGCCGAGT
It encodes:
- a CDS encoding sugar phosphate isomerase/epimerase family protein encodes the protein MVNLILGNCPASWGVRWAGAGPRPPWRRFLDELAGAGYGWLELGPYGYLPTDPSRLNDELARRGLRVCAGTVHGCGGLHRAGEFGDMLARTRRAAELAAGTGARDLVFVPVPGYRDEFTGAWAESDKLDDDGWKVLVRTANELGKHALGEYGLTLSVQPHADTHLETVAQIGRFLAETDPAYVSLCLDTGHVAYAGGDPAALIAEHPDRVGLVHVKQIDPRLAIRAQRESLAYGQAVALGACCEPPHGLPALPPVLDAMRERGQDAFVVVAHEPPPGTEDAAAVAARTRDYLLACQNQ